In one window of Balaenoptera musculus isolate JJ_BM4_2016_0621 chromosome 10, mBalMus1.pri.v3, whole genome shotgun sequence DNA:
- the LOC118902803 gene encoding LOW QUALITY PROTEIN: uncharacterized protein C12orf74-like (The sequence of the model RefSeq protein was modified relative to this genomic sequence to represent the inferred CDS: substituted 1 base at 1 genomic stop codon), whose product MVIICSTVPHQICKQSGVASYAIVDRMDSALCSSSLKMQPPACSYSLEKDEDTPEEGRHPKAETEQPQCGRENSNSDGVPWKLPATGPLSGVEKTEPSFPEVQPPDCGSSPRPPLESLSKKHCQNQGKLLHFDRQAPGRASTSPTLRRLRGRSCGSVRGRAHGTAHALPQQAALEGPTSGSCKESSGSPHRLSNGLFGSPEESSHSLWPLRLHSRLPLDPKTALNAADSFELQMAPSDEFALPVLQSLKEGSLPQASLPRSGGQPAPSRTPRLPRPQREELHQSRYVCLYFLXCYEVC is encoded by the exons ATGGTTATTATTTGCTCCACAGTCCCACACCAGATCTGTAAACAATCAGGAGTTGCCTCTTATGCAATAGTTGATAGGATGG ATTCCGCACTCTGCTCGTCCTCGTTAAAGATGCAGCCACCTGCTTGCAGTTATTCTCTGGAAAAGGACGAAGACACACCCGAGGAAGGGAGGCACCCGAAGGCGGAAACGGAGCAACCTCAGTGTGGTCGGGAGAACAGCAACTCTGACGGCGTCCCCTGGAAGCTTCCAGCAACCGGGCCTCTTAGCGGCGTGGAGAAGACGGAGCCAtccttcccagaggtgcagcCCCCAGACTGCGGGTCCTCTCCTCGACCCCCCCTGGAAAGCCTGTCCAAGAAGCACTGTCAGAACCAGGGGAAACTTCTCCACTTTGACCGGCAGGCCCCGGGCCGCGCGTCCACCTCGCCCACATTGAGGAGGTTAAGGGGCCGCAGCTGCGGGAGTGTGCGTGGGCGTGCGCACGGCACTGCGCATGCGCTGCCTCAGCAGGCGGCCTTGGAAGGGCCCACCTCGGGCAGCTGCAAGGAGTCTTCCGGCTCCCCGCATCGCCTTTCCAACGGGCTATTTGGAAGCCCAGAGGAGTCTTCGCACTCCCTGTGGCCCCTGAGACTCCACTCAAGATTGCCTCTGGACCCCAAAACGGCGCTCAACGCAGCCGACTCGTTTGAGCTCCAAATGGCGCCCAGTGATGAGTTTGCCCTTCCCGTGCTTCAGTCCCTCAAAGAGGGGTCGCTTCCTCAGGCCTCCCTTCCACGGAGTGGAGGCCAGCCAGCACCCAGCCGCACCCCACGGCTCCCCAGGCCTCAG agaGAAGAATTGCATCAGTCCAGGTATgtgtgtctttattttctctagtGCTATGAAGTCTGTTGA